CACACTCACCCGCGGTCAGTCTTTGTACGTATTAGACTTTGGCTTTGAAGTCGGCGGTGTTGTGCATCTGGACTGGAGCACAAATGATACAGGACAGCTCGGACTCGCCTTTTCAGAGGCGAAGAATTGGATCGGCGAATTTTCGGACAATTCGCACGCCGGCGACCCAGATGGAGCGATATATGCGCCTCTAAGCAATGGCACTGGAACTTATGTGATGCCTGACAATCTCCTCCGGGGCGGCCTTCGgtatctttctcttttcctaCCGGGGAATGGATCCGTTACTATCTCAAACCTCACCCTGGAGATGAGTTTCCAACCTACATGGCCCAACCTAAAAGCGTATCAGGGCTATTTCCACTCGGATGATGAGTTGCTCAACAGAATCTGGTATGCCGGAGCGTATACTCTCCAAGCTTCCATAATCCCCAGGTAAGAAACTGGATCGTGCAATCCGGCAGTTGAATCCCAGAACTGACAGGAAGGCCTGTTAGTAACGCAGGCGGTGGAATAGATGCGGCCCCTCCTGAATACCCATGGAACTATATCGGTATTGCAGCGAATGGGAGCTCTGTGCTTGTCGATGGCGCAAAACGTGATCGCCTTGTGTGGCCTGGGGATATGGGAATTGAACTACCATCACTATATCTAAGTCTTGGTCCCGCCAGTGGTGTCAGAGAGGCCCTAAACACCATTTATGATCATCAGGTGAGCGACCTACATTTATTAATCGGGTGTCTTTATACATTAACTCGTGGATAGAACATCGATGGCTCGTTTCCTCAGGCAGGCCCGCCTTATCTGGCTCAGGATAGTGATAGTTTGTTACCCCCCAACAACCTTGCTGGTGCAGAATTGACTTGTTACAGCCTACCATATGTGGACCATGATAGCGACGTACTACTATATCCTCTACACGGATGACATGGACTGGTTATCGCAATACTGGGCCGGATACATCAAAGCGATGGAGTTTATCTATGCGAAGGTCGCAGCAGACGGACTACTGAACGTCACAGGCACAAACGACTGGGCACGTCTAACACAAGGGGGGAAGAACAGCGAAGCAAATATGATGTAAGAAATGGAGATGAAACAACGGTAAACTGATTGCTGACGACCAGACTCTACCACACTCTCACCACTGGTGTCACCCTTGCCCGATGGATTGACAATGACTCCCAATTCATTGGAACCTGGCTGGATTATTCCTCTGCACTCCGAGAAGCAATCAATCTATACTGTTGGGACACGTCATTCGGAGCCTTCAAAGACGACGCTGGGCCATCAACACTATATCCCCAGGACGCAAACAGCATGGCAATTGCTTACAACGTCGTCTCCCCCACGAGCAACGCCTCTCGGTGCATCAGTGAGTATCTACACACGAACTGGAACGAACTCGGCCCTGTCTCGCCCGAGCTCCCGCACAACATCGTCCCCTTCATCTCATCAATCGAGCTCCAGGCGCACTTCACATCCGGACACACGCTTCGTGGATTAGATCTCATCCGAAGGACTTGGGGGTGGtacctcaacaaccctaaTGGCACGCAGAGTACTCTGATCGAAGGGTTCAAGGACGATGGCTCGTTTGCCTATCGCTACAACAAGGGCTACAAGGATACCAGCTACACATCGCACGCACATGGCTGGAGTACCGGGCCCACCTCGACATTGACCGAGTATGTGCTTGGGCTTCGCGTCACGGAACGTCTAGGGAGGTCCTGGAGACTGAGCCCGCAATTTGGGGATTTAACCCATGTTGAAGGTGGTTTCGTCACTGCTCTCGGTAGGTTTAGGGCATCGTGGGAGGTGACGCCCCGAGGGTATGAAATCAGGGTCGATACCCCTGCGAAGACGCGTGGCGAGATACTGCTTCCTGTTTTACCTGGGTTGGAAAATAGGGTTCAGCTCGACCAACGTCGTGTTGAACATGCAATCGGAGATGGAGTGCTCAAGGTCCAGGTGGCGGGCGGTTCTCATCTGGTGAAAGTGTCATGACATTATGCGTATTtgaaatatatcttaaagTGAGTCAAAAGCCGTATACCTCCCATTCTCTATGCACTCCTTTGCCTTGGCCGAGATGTTCTCTGCATCCAGCTGATCTCCCGCCGGCACTACCGGTAAGGAGAGTTCTCGCTTCTGCAGGGCAAGGGAGTGTTCTAGTAGAAACCGCACCATCCACCCGTCCAGTCGGTGAGACTCTGTGGACACGAGGCAGGTGTTCTGAAATATCATGAGTCTATTGATCTAGGGGAAAAGGTCAGTCAGGTGCGTCCAGATGCTGGGAGGTGGGTGTGGGTGGGTGATACCATGGCTGTAGTGGCAGGCCAGTATTGTTGGAGCTCCATTAGGGCCGCGAAATTGGCGCTGAGCTCGCGCCGTGCACTGGGGATCTCTTCCTGCTCACCGAACAGCATGGTGTGTAGGAGAACAGCGGATGAAACGGTCGTCATGTGCCCGACGGTAGGGTATAGGGCCTCGCATCCCTGTAGCTGTCgggagagctggaggaggctgctgaaCGAGGAAGCGTGGTATTTGCAGCGAGCGGCATAAGCATTATATATTGAAGACGGAGTGTGGTTTCTGGTCTCCAGGAAGCGGAAATACAACAGCGAGGAATAGTAGTGGTACGCCAGGTGTAGGGCGATAAATAGTCCGCCCAAGCTGTTATGCTGGTGGTCCTGAAGGTTTTGAATGGTAAAATGAACGCCAGCGGGAAGCTGCCCTTCCCAGTCGTCTAGCTGTTGGGTGAGCTGCTCGACGACCTGGTCCAGTTCAGCGGTGTCGGTAGCATTGTGGCCATTAGTAGCAGCACGGCGGTTTGAATCCTGAATCGGGCCAAACAAACGGACGAGGGATATCATATGGGCCCACAGTCCAGGCCTGTGGGGAGCTTCAAGGGTCGATTGGCCTGGTGAAAGAGAGCGAAAGGCGATTTCCTCCAGAGGGAGGTCAGTGGACTCGCCCAGGCCATCCATATGGCGTGGTAACCCGAGGGCAGAAAAGCACCAGCGATCTGCCATGTAGAGTGACCACCAGATCCTGCGTGCTGTTTCACGGGCAATGACCGTCCCGTCCATCGCAGAGGAATGGAGGTGCATGATCTCAGCCATACTCGTGGCAATCCCTTGGCCGAATAAttagctggctggctggccgAGGTAGAAAGAAAGTCTTACGAGTAAACAAGGCCGCAGAGGAGGTTTCGCAGTTCCCTGCGCTCAGTGTCGAGAGCAAGATACATGCTTGGATGTTTTCAATACAGACATTCTCGAGGTCAGCCTTCAGCCGTCGCTTAGCCTCTGCAGCCATGGCTATCTCCAAACCATGGCGGTCCGGGTATGATGAGAATTTTGACGCGACAGCGCAGATGGAGTACAACAACGTCCCGCACAGCGAGCGATCGCGCAGTTGGGCCCGCAGCGTTGCTGGATGGAAGATGCTATGGGGCCGATCGTGAAGCTTGTCCAGGTAGATTTCAACCAGCTCTACGATGGTCTCCCAGGGCACGTTGGGAATAACAAtggtttcttctttttccttttccttttctttttctttgcgGCTGGTTGCAGCAGTCGAGGGCTGTAGTCGGCCACCACACTTTAGTTCTCTTTGGTGGCAGGAGGCGCAGGGTTCGCCGGGTCCTGCACGAATGCATTTCCGTTTTGACTCACGGCACTGTGGACACGCTCGGGCGGCCTTCATGTTCACGGAGTCGTAGTTTGATAAAACTGGgatggacgatgatgatgataacCCGTCGATGCCGAACACTGACCGGACGATCACGAGGCAAACCGGGAATGGACGCTCTCCATTGGTTGATCGGAGATAACACTCACAGTCCGGGAATGGCGTCTTCTGATTGGCCTGAAGTCTTCTTAATACTCCCAGCCCACAAGGTATAAGTATGAGGATAGCGCCTCTCCAAACTCATCAAATAAAACCTTCAACTCATTATGTCTTCTCTTTTGGAACCTGTCACAATCGGCGGTAAACTCTCCCTGCGAAACCGGGTCGTCATGGGCTCCATGACCCGGAACCGCTGTGTGGACGACTACAAGCCTGGCCCAGCACATGTCACCCACTATGCGGAGAGAGCAAGGGACGGAACAGGGCTGATCGTGAACGAGGGCACCTTTGTTGACTGGGCGGGCTGCGACTGGACACACTCCCCCTTCATGATCACCGAGGAACATGCCGCCGCCTGGCGAGCCGTGACCGATGCTGTGCACAAGGAAGGGGGcaagatcttcttccaagccTGGCATGCGGGTATGCAGACCTGGTACATGGTAAACTTTCACGATTGACTTTCTCATAGGTCGGATCCAGCATGATGAGATGCCACTCATGAAAGAAAAGGCGGGTCGCGTGCTGGCCCCGTCTAGCATCAAGGCCGAGGGCGGGAAATATCGAGACCTACCAGGCGCCCCTGTGAGATgacacacacacacacaagGTATTATGGCAGAGCCAAAGTAACTGACTCGATATCCTCCAGGGACACACTACGAATGTGGTCGCCATCGAAGATCCTCGGCAGCTCGTGGAAACCTATCGACGctcgttgctgctggcgAAAAATGCCGGCTTCGATGGCACTGAGCTCCTGGCTCAAGGGTATGTCGATCCAATCCACTGTCTCTTTTATACACAACTTATGATGgagacaataataatatccgCGCTGATGGTACTTCCTAATTAGGCTTCGTTGGTACTTGGTAGTCAGGCCGGTGGGCTGACCTGTAGTCACGTTACACACACCCACATCACACTCCACCTTCCGATCAAAATCCAGTGACCCACCAACCGTGCAGCCACCTGGGCGTTTTCCCTAGCTGGACTATTTGTACTTGTTAATCCAATCAACGACCATTTATATTGTTCTGGTCCTCCAGTCTTTGCGAGAGGGGAACGGAAAATACCTATGTGGTTTCGCCACCTGGATTCGAAGAAAGTGTCATTTTGTGTTAGTAAAAATAACTTCACCTTTGATGCTCATGCACTGAATCTAACCCAGCTAGCAAGCTCCTAGATCTACATACTTGTTGTGTTCCACGACTTATCCCTCCTTCCCACGAAATTATGAGCGTCGCTCCTTCCCCAGCGGGTGAGCCACGACGAGCTGCACCTTCGTCTTCTCTCGAGTCCGGTGTTTCGTCCGTCGGACCATCTAAACAGCACACAATGTTAACTGCAGCCGCTATTGACATTGACCCATCTACAATAATCCGCTACAAGGGACCTGGGCAACTTCTGAAGGTTGCTCTCGAGAAACAGGACGCGCTGAGAAATCGCAAGACAGAACAGCAGACACTCATTTTCAAGCCAGTAACCGAAAAACAGTTGAGTACACTGCTGGACCACATCCAACGGCACAGCGGGATATTTAAGGTTGACTACGACAACTTGAGTGAGCTGCTGGTGCTCAAAGTGATGCCGGGCTGGGACCATGAATATGCCACAGCCTTCCTGACCAAACCGATCAATAAACAGCTCGATTCAATGGACCTCGAGAACGAATATTGCTGCCTCGCGTCTCCGGGAGTGGAACTTCACAATGGATTCAAGGAACCGGATGCTTGTTGGATCCCGAAGTCCTCTCCGCGACGTCCTACTTGTGTTGTCGAGATCGGGACCTCAGAGCCTCCGTCACGTTTAGCCATTGATGCCCACCGCTGGCTTGAAACTTCCAATTCTAGTGTTCGCCTAGTGATTACTGTCTGCTTCAGGTATCTGCTGGCGGAAACAGATGAAAGGCCATTAACTATCTCTGTTTGGTCCCTCGTTCATCAGCAGCACAACACAACCACCAGAGATCCCATTGCTCTTGCGAAACAAACGACTATACTTAATGTTGGCAGAAAGGATGGTTTATTGTCAGTTTCCGGGTCTCACTTCGACCCATTTACGGGGACGGAGACTGAAGCTCATGAAATACGACTCCCGCTGCCATCACTTATAGGACGCACTCCCGCTAATccgagagaaagagatgtTATCCTAACGAAGGAATCAGTGCTCAACTTGTTTGAACAGCTACTAGAAAGCCGAAGAGTCTAGCTTTCCTCTTACTCTCCTTCAAGCCATGTATTATAGTCCCCAAGCTGCAGATCAATCAAATATTTCATACTTAATACTTTGATCAAAACATAGAGTATCGTCCTCTTTGACATATCTATATATGGCTAAGTAGATACGCTACCGGTATACGCTCAAAGACCaactatttctttttccgaCTCCGTATCTGTTTGATAATCGCGATCATGTCTTCCTCCGCCAAATCTGCTTCGATTGCCTCCGTATACAGTTTACCGCATACATCCATTAGTGGCATCTGAACATGTTCTGTTTCCGCGGCAGATTTTATAAGCTGCGTGCTATTGTAGCATTCCCTAACTGACGCCTGTGGAGACCAGTCCTCATTAAGTATCTTGTTGACCTTAATCTTGGAAAAGGCCGATGCCATAAGAACTTGCGCGAACGCTGCAAGATCAAGACCCTGGGCTTCGGCCAGACTCATTGACTCGGCGAGCCCAGCAGTCAGAGTGGTGGCCAAAGTGTTGATGGTATATTTTGTTTTTAGGCTGGAGCCTATCTCGCCGCAGTAGACAGCAGTGTAAGTTAGagattatataactaaaaagCTTAATAATCTAATCAAGGTCTATATTCCCtgttattattctaactagCTTACTCTTTTTAGCAGGAACTTTGCTACCGCTGACAGGCATCTCCAGATATCTGCCCCCGGCTTCCTGGATGATCCCGCAGAACAATTTGCTGGAGTCGACGGGTATCGAACTGGCGTTGACGATTATCTTCCCTCGTACGGCTCGTCTGAAATCATCGTCTAGAATACACTCTATTGCTGCGGTATCAAAGAGCATCATAAACAGCATGTCCGAGCTCTCCGCTACCTTTGCGGGTGTGGATGCAATGGATATGGATACCGCGCCGGCCTGCTCGAACATTGCGTATTTGGCGGGACTTCGATTCCACACTGCAAGGTGCGCTTTTTGGGCGAGATTGCGCGCCATGGGTCCGCCCATGGTCCCCAGGCCGATGAAGCCGAGTCGCATGATAAAGCGTTAC
Above is a window of Aspergillus puulaauensis MK2 DNA, chromosome 2, nearly complete sequence DNA encoding:
- a CDS encoding NAD(P)-dependent oxidoreductase (COG:I;~EggNog:ENOG410PPWD;~InterPro:IPR002204,IPR029154,IPR015815,IPR036291, IPR006115,IPR008927,IPR013328;~PFAM:PF03807,PF03446,PF14833;~go_function: GO:0016491 - oxidoreductase activity [Evidence IEA];~go_function: GO:0050661 - NADP binding [Evidence IEA];~go_function: GO:0051287 - NAD binding [Evidence IEA];~go_process: GO:0055114 - oxidation-reduction process [Evidence IEA]) encodes the protein MRLGFIGLGTMGGPMARNLAQKAHLAVWNRSPAKYAMFEQAGAVSISIASTPAKVAESSDMLFMMLFDTAAIECILDDDFRRAVRGKIIVNASSIPVDSSKLFCGIIQEAGGRYLEMPVSGSKVPAKKSSSLKTKYTINTLATTLTAGLAESMSLAEAQGLDLAAFAQVLMASAFSKIKVNKILNEDWSPQASVRECYNSTQLIKSAAETEHVQMPLMDVCGKLYTEAIEADLAEEDMIAIIKQIRSRKKK
- a CDS encoding uncharacterized protein (CAZy:GH78;~COG:G;~EggNog:ENOG410PG45;~InterPro:IPR035396,IPR008928,IPR035398,IPR012341;~PFAM:PF17390,PF17389;~SECRETED:SignalP(1-18);~go_process: GO:0005975 - carbohydrate metabolic process [Evidence IEA]) translates to MRLLSLLIFIPFLPLCPALVCWRNTSCDGPLAPAFTGPWESYILAPNSRWVEPRSIFTLTNTTASPYPGSITLTRGQSLYVLDFGFEVGGVVHLDWSTNDTGQLGLAFSEAKNWIGEFSDNSHAGDPDGAIYAPLSNGTGTYVMPDNLLRGGLRYLSLFLPGNGSVTISNLTLEMSFQPTWPNLKAYQGYFHSDDELLNRIWYAGAYTLQASIIPSNAGGGIDAAPPEYPWNYIGIAANGSSVLVDGAKRDRLVWPGDMGIELPSLYLSLGPASGVREALNTIYDHQNIDGSFPQAGPPYLAQDSDTYHMWTMIATYYYILYTDDMDWLSQYWAGYIKAMEFIYAKVAADGLLNVTGTNDWARLTQGGKNSEANMILYHTLTTGVTLARWIDNDSQFIGTWLDYSSALREAINLYCWDTSFGAFKDDAGPSTLYPQDANSMAIAYNVVSPTSNASRCISEYLHTNWNELGPVSPELPHNIVPFISSIELQAHFTSGHTLRGLDLIRRTWGWYLNNPNGTQSTLIEGFKDDGSFAYRYNKGYKDTSYTSHAHGWSTGPTSTLTEYVLGLRVTERLGRSWRLSPQFGDLTHVEGGFVTALGRFRASWEVTPRGYEIRVDTPAKTRGEILLPVLPGLENRVQLDQRRVEHAIGDGVLKVQVAGGSHLVKVS
- a CDS encoding uncharacterized protein (COG:S;~EggNog:ENOG410PYSD) — its product is MSVAPSPAGEPRRAAPSSSLESGVSSVGPSKQHTMLTAAAIDIDPSTIIRYKGPGQLLKVALEKQDALRNRKTEQQTLIFKPVTEKQLSTLLDHIQRHSGIFKVDYDNLSELLVLKVMPGWDHEYATAFLTKPINKQLDSMDLENEYCCLASPGVELHNGFKEPDACWIPKSSPRRPTCVVEIGTSEPPSRLAIDAHRWLETSNSSVRLVITVCFRYLLAETDERPLTISVWSLVHQQHNTTTRDPIALAKQTTILNVGRKDGLLSVSGSHFDPFTGTETEAHEIRLPLPSLIGRTPANPRERDVILTKESVLNLFEQLLESRRV
- a CDS encoding Zn(II)2Cys6 transcription factor (COG:S;~EggNog:ENOG410PWG4;~InterPro:IPR036864,IPR007219,IPR001138;~PFAM:PF04082;~go_function: GO:0000981 - DNA-binding transcription factor activity, RNA polymerase II-specific [Evidence IEA];~go_function: GO:0003677 - DNA binding [Evidence IEA];~go_function: GO:0008270 - zinc ion binding [Evidence IEA];~go_process: GO:0006351 - transcription, DNA-templated [Evidence IEA];~go_process: GO:0006355 - regulation of transcription, DNA-templated [Evidence IEA]), coding for MKAARACPQCRESKRKCIRAGPGEPCASCHQRELKCGGRLQPSTAATSRKEKEKEKEKEETIVIPNVPWETIVELVEIYLDKLHDRPHSIFHPATLRAQLRDRSLCGTLLYSICAVASKFSSYPDRHGLEIAMAAEAKRRLKADLENVCIENIQACILLSTLSAGNCETSSAALFTRIATSMAEIMHLHSSAMDGTVIARETARRIWWSLYMADRWCFSALGLPRHMDGLGESTDLPLEEIAFRSLSPGQSTLEAPHRPGLWAHMISLVRLFGPIQDSNRRAATNGHNATDTAELDQVVEQLTQQLDDWEGQLPAGVHFTIQNLQDHQHNSLGGLFIALHLAYHYYSSLLYFRFLETRNHTPSSIYNAYAARCKYHASSFSSLLQLSRQLQGCEALYPTVGHMTTVSSAVLLHTMLFGEQEEIPSARRELSANFAALMELQQYWPATTAMINRLMIFQNTCLVSTESHRLDGWMVRFLLEHSLALQKRELSLPVVPAGDQLDAENISAKAKECIENGRYTAFDSL
- a CDS encoding uncharacterized protein (COG:C;~EggNog:ENOG410PMBI;~InterPro:IPR001155,IPR013785;~PFAM:PF00724;~go_function: GO:0003824 - catalytic activity [Evidence IEA];~go_function: GO:0010181 - FMN binding [Evidence IEA];~go_function: GO:0016491 - oxidoreductase activity [Evidence IEA];~go_process: GO:0055114 - oxidation-reduction process [Evidence IEA]); translated protein: MSSLLEPVTIGGKLSLRNRVVMGSMTRNRCVDDYKPGPAHVTHYAERARDGTGLIVNEGTFVDWAGCDWTHSPFMITEEHAAAWRAVTDAVHKEGGKIFFQAWHAGRIQHDEMPLMKEKAGRVLAPSSIKAEGGKYRDLPGAPGHTTNVVAIEDPRQLVETYRRSLLLAKNAGFDGTELLAQGLRWYLVVRPVG